One window of the Pelmatolapia mariae isolate MD_Pm_ZW linkage group LG15, Pm_UMD_F_2, whole genome shotgun sequence genome contains the following:
- the LOC134642769 gene encoding 5-hydroxytryptamine receptor 3A-like yields the protein MGLVLRVFVNINSALNLCHVLISHVYSQKTPCSLCNNSTVDDSLPVRAVSSCNLYVYTFPFDIQNCTYTFNPCLHFVRDIKIFLGRPAEKKATVSESVMATMCEWELLDITSDKTTENDINSEGLCADEFKFHIMLRCRATMYTVNFLLPSCFLITVDLFSFLLLPQSVDRSAFKMTLILGHTIFPLIMNDLLPVTGNTILLIYVFFSICLPLMVASLLEINLITNLLCASADFSPVPHCIRVLTQFLGFLISMAPMNKKSRASEIDLKTTTAVENIEDYEGPQEKNGPAVEDGVVQELKKVGKDLQDIHLEVNQGSEEWMQFSF from the exons ATGGGGTTAGTGTTAAGGGTTTTTGTCAACATTAATAGTGCCTTAAATCTATGCCATGTTCTGATTTCACATGTCTATTCACAAAAAACACCCTGTTCCCTGTGTAATAACAGTACGGTGGATGACAGTCTACCTGTCAGAGCTGTCAGCTCCTGTAACCTCTATGTCTACACCTTCCCCTTTGACATACAAAACTGCACTTATACCTTCAACCCCTGCTTGCACTTTG TGAGGGACATAAAGATTTTTCTTGGAAGACCTGCAGAAAAAAAGGCAACAGTCTCCGAGAGTGTGATGGCCACCATGTGTGAATGGGAGCTACTGGATATCACCTCAGATAAAACAACAGAGAATGATATTAACAGTGAGGGTTTATGTGCTGATGAGTTTAAATTTCAT ATTATGTTGAGGTGCCGGGCCACTATGTATACGGTAAACTTCCTGCTCCCCAGCTGCTTTCTCATCACAGTTGACCTCTTCAGCTTCCTGCTGCTTCCACAGAGCGTGGACAGATCCGCCTTCAAGATGACCCTCATCCTCGGCCACACCATCTTCCCGCTGATCATGAATGACCTGCTGCCGGTCACTGGAAACACCATACTCCTCATAT ACGTGTTCTTTTCCATCTGCCTCCCTCTGATGGTGGCCAGTTTGCTGGAAATAAACCTCATCACCAACCTGCTGTGTGCGTCTGCTGACTTCTCTCCTGTCCCTCACTGTATCCGAGTCCTCACGCAATTTCTGGGATTTCTTATTTCCATGGCACCAATGAATAAGAAATCAAGAGCTTCAG AAATAGACCTTAAGACCACGACTGCTGTGGAAAATATTGAAGATTATGAAGGGCCTCAAGAGAAAAATGGGCCAGCAGTGGAGGACGGGGTTGTGCAGGAGCTAAAGAAAGTGGGCAAGGACCTCCAGGACATCCACCTGGAGGTCAACCAAGGCTCAGAGGAGTGGATGCAG TTTTCATTCTAA
- the LOC134643815 gene encoding receptor-transporting protein 2-like, with translation MLPPEWMRIFRIKAQSLKRGDSWYLEYDENIEPDNLHMGWKQYIRNTGARFKCSMCRREWPSNKVKVLFHMCLKNGQGTVKVRPLRQNCKMCSEAPMENPSVESDNVHILMENLVEKIKQKCYHKNPGGRKRYFRSFDVDSPHEPTHCEGCIKGVCTK, from the exons ATGCTGCCACCTGAATGGATGCGTATCTTTCGTATTAAAGCACAGAGTCTTAAACGAGGAGACTCTTGGTATTTAGAGTATGATGAAAATATTGAGCCTGACAATCTACACATGGGCTGGAAGCAGTACATCAGGAACACAGGTGCAAG GTTTAAATGTTCCATGTGCAGAAGAGAATGGCCTTCCAACAAGGTAAAGGTGCTCTTCCACATGTGCCTGAAAAACGGGCAGGGCACTGTCAAGGTGAGGCCCTTACGCCAGAACTGCAAGATGTGCTCCGAAGCTCCAATGGAGAATCCCAGCGTGGAATCTGACAATGTACACATCCTCATGGAGAATCTGgtggagaaaataaaacaaaagtgctACCATAAAAACCCTGGTGGACGGAAGCGGTATTTCAGAAGCTTTGACGTCGATAGCCCCCATGAGCCCACACATTGTGAGGGGTGCATCAAAGGCGTGTGTACAAAATGA
- the LOC134642768 gene encoding 5-hydroxytryptamine receptor 3C-like, with protein MPAFCSNYTISCSQPTQPALLEALSPVFNLNDIRPVRNMSTCTNVTTFFTLYGILGVVCSPIRISHHITSVYADCTLKLFKQITKSFQDEKAQLLTTYIWLQCLWMNEFVSWDPVQCGTDVMSLPSSQFWIPDIVINEFMEENKAPPVPYLYLYSNGLVNRALPVRVVSSCNLDIYTFPFDIQNCTYTFNSYLHYATDIKISLGRSAEQITQISKSVMATMGEWELLEITAFKVNHDGENENLYYDELEFHIRLKRRATMYVVNLLLPSCFLITVDLFSFLLPPQSVDRSAFKMTLILGYTVFLLIMNDLLPVTGNTIPLINVFFSLCLALMVASLLETILITNLLCGSADFSPVPHWMRVLFLQFLGVIVCMPRMNKKPRVSDLKTRTAVATIETYVGPQEPKGQSAEDLAVYELKKLGKDLQAIRLKVDQELKDSQSSEEWMQVGFIIDRLLFGLYILFISVSFITIIIIWVNSYNN; from the exons ATGCCAG CTTTTTGCAGTAATTACACCATTAGCTGCTCTCAGCCAACCCAACCTGCCCTGCTGGAGGCTCTGTCTCCGGTCTTTAACTTGAATGACATACGGCCTGTGAGGAACATGTCAACATGCACCAATGTCACTACTTTCTTCACTCTGTATGGGATTCTAGGGGTGGTATGTTCACCTATCAGAatatcacatcacatcacaagtGTGTATGCAGACTGCACTCTAAAACTCTTTAAGCAAATTACTAAGAG CTTTCAGGATGAAAAGGCACAACTCTTGACCACTTACATTTGGCTACAGTGT TTGTGGATGAATGAATTTGTCAGCTGGGACCCAGTTCAGTGTGGTACAGACGTGATGTCTCTTCCCTCAAGCCAATTTTGGATTCCCGATATTGTAATCAATGAATT TATGGAGGAAAACAAGGCACCGCCTGTTCCCTATCTGTACCTGTACAGTAATGGTCTAGTGAATCGCGCTCTACCTGTCAGAGTTGTTAGTTCCTGTAACCTCGATATCTACACCTTCCCCTTCGACATACAAAACTGCACGTATACCTTCAACTCCTACTTGCACTATG CAACCGATATAAAGATTTCTCTTGGAAGATCTGCAGAACAAATAACACAGATCTCCAAGAGTGTGATGGCCACCATGGGTGAATGGGAGCTGCTGGAAATCACCGCCTTTAAAGTCAATCATGATGGAGAGAATGAGAATCTTTATTATGATGAGCTTGAATTTCAT ATCAGATTGAAGCGCCGGGCCACTATGTATGTGGTCAACCTCCTCCTCCCCAGCTGCTTTCTCATCACAGTCGACCTCTTCAGCTTCCTGCTGCCACCACAGAGCGTGGACAGGTCCGCCTTCAAGATGACCCTCATCCTCGGCTACACCGTCTTCCTGCTCATCATGAATGACTTGCTGCCGGTCACTGGAAACACCATACCCCTCATAA acgTGTTCTTTTCTCTCTGCCTGGCTCTGATGGTGGCCAGTCTGCTGGAAACAATCCTCATCACCAACCTGCTGTGTGGGTCTGCTGACTTCTCTCCTGTCCCTCACTGGATGCGAGTCCTTTTTCTGCAATTTCTGGGTGTTATTGTTTGTATGCCCCGAATGAATAAGAAGCCAAGAGTTTCAG ACCTTAAGACCAGGACTGCTGTAGCAACTATTGAAACTTATGTGGGGCCTCAAGAGCCAAAGGGGCAATCAGCGGAGGATCTGGCTGTGTATGAACTCAAGAAACTGGGCAAGGACCTCCAGGCCATTCGCCTGAAGGTTGATCAGGAGCTAAAGGACAGCCAAAGCTCAGAGGAGTGGATGCAGGTGGGTTTCATCATAGACCGTCTGCTGTTTGGCCTCTACATTCTCTTCATCTCAGTCAGCTTTATCACCATCATCATTATCTGGGTTAATTCGTACAATAACTAG